A genomic segment from Aegilops tauschii subsp. strangulata cultivar AL8/78 chromosome 1, Aet v6.0, whole genome shotgun sequence encodes:
- the LOC141027883 gene encoding uncharacterized protein, with amino-acid sequence MPRRKNYTNHYRQEVNFLVEDQVYLQATSLKRTKHFHVKRNSHQDLSTFSKITARRRIDGYQLELPPEPPTVHNIFHESQLRKCFQLPNQPDPYKDIDHRAIDLQPNMTYARDPNCNLDQAGCHTRSHAIEYFKDQWSTTRKHKQYEDVKTTPRSSFRIPFHA; translated from the coding sequence ATGCCAAGGAGGAAGAACTACACCAACCACTATCGTCAAGAAGTGAACTTCCTCGTCGAAGACCAGGTGTATCTGCAAGCCACTTCTCTCAAGAGAACCAAGCATTTTCATGTCAAGAGAAACTCACACCAAGATTTATCGACCTTCTCCAAGATCACTGCAAGACGAAGAATAGATGGCTACCAGCTAGAATTACCACCTGAGCCACCCACTGTGCACAATATTTTCCACGAGTCACAGCTTCGGAAGTGCTTCCAACTTCCTAACCAACCCGATCCCTACAAGGACATCGATCACCGAGCCATCGACCTCCAGCCCAATATGACCTACGCGAGAGACCCCAATTGCAATCTGGATCAAGCAGGATGTCATACACGAAGCCACGCCATCGAGTACTTCAAGGATCAATGGAGCACCACTCGGAAACacaagcagtatgaggacgtgaagaCTACCCCTAGATCCAGTTTTCGTATTCCTTTCCACGCCTAG